The following DNA comes from Rhizobium sp. BT04.
GACAGGAAGCCAAGTTTATCTGTGAACGCACCAAGCTTATCGGTGAGCAAGTCGCCGACCTTGCTGCGCAGAATACCCATGGCGGCCGTCACTCCCTTCTGAAGGATGTTTGGACCGACCATCAGCGTCATGTTGCCGCCGATCACTTCGTGGTGGTTGTTACCGACCTCGATCGTCTTGTTATGGCCGACCGACTCCGACTGGTTGTTATCGACGCGCTTCGAACGAGAATTTTCGACATGAATGCGGTGATCCCGCTGCGCATGCATGTAGATTTCTTCCCGGCCGTTCTCGTCCTCGAAGCTCATCTCGTTGAAGCCAGTGCCCTTATGGGTTTGAGTTCGGAATGTACTCTTGGTCTTATTCGCCGGCAGCGTATAAGGCACCGCATTGGCAGGATTGGGCACCACCCCAGTGATCAGCGGCCGGTCGGGGTCGCCGTCTACGAAGGCAACCATCACCTCCATGCCGATGCGGGGAATGATCTGCCCGCCCCAGGTGGAACCCGCCCAGTTCTGCGCCACGCGCACCCAGCAGGTGTCGGAGCCGTCTTTCTTCGCCTTGCGGTCCCAGGGGAACCACAGCTTGATGCGGCCGTACTGGTCGGGATGGATCTCCTCGCCGGAAGGGCCGGCGACGATCGCCACCTGGGTGCCCTCGATCCGCGGCCGCTTCGTCTCGCGATGCGGCGTCATCGCCACCCGCGACGGCACCGCCTCGAATGTGTTCGTGTATTCCGGCTCGTTGCTGTTGGTTTCGTAGGAACGGTCGACGACGGTATGCACCGCCTTGACCACCACATGTTCCTCATAGGCGTGATCTGGATGAGCGACTTCATAGGGGGTGAAGCGGCGCCCCGCCTCCAGGATGCGGGATGTGGAGCCGCCGAAGACCCGGTCGTGATCGGCTTCGGAGGCCTGCATCCTGAGTTTTTCCGCCCGCTCCGCCTCGGCGACGGACGAAATGCGCGCCGGATATTCGTAAAGCTCGCGCTTGGTTGCTTCCGGCATCTGCACCAGGGATGGCGTCATGGTGCCGGGCACCATGCGCGGCGTCTCGAAGTTCCAGTCGGCGCCTGCCCGCTGGCCGGGCACATAGGAATAGCGCCGGCTCCAGTCGTTGATATGGTTGCGGTCGGACGAGCCCTGCGCCAGGCGAACCCGCCCCTCACCCTGCGCCGAGGGCGACGGGCCGAGCCAGGATCTGGCACCGTCGGCCACATGCAGCTTGTGTTTGCCGTCCTCATGGGAGAACCAGTAGAACAGGCCGTCCTCCTCGAAGCGGCGCGTGAGATAGGCAAGGTCCGTTTCATTCCACTGCACCGAATAATGCTGCGGCGGCGGTGGCGTGATCACGCCTGACGTATCGGGCGCCGGGATGCCGTGCTCGGAAAACAGCGTTTCGACGATATCGACCGAGGTCTTGTCCATCCAGATGCGGCAGTCGGAACGGCGCGACAGCAACCACATCTGCGGCCTGAGCACCATGGAATAGGATCTGAGGCCGCGGGTGATCGGCGGCCCCTCGTTGA
Coding sequences within:
- the tssI gene encoding type VI secretion system tip protein TssI/VgrG, with product MDDLQSLAADFIQANRILKIVSPLGEDQLLPERVTIEEGISSLFEIKLSARAKKPSVKPEELIGRLMDVSVEVQQGEDGGGVRRPFNGLVTELNEGPPITRGLRSYSMVLRPQMWLLSRRSDCRIWMDKTSVDIVETLFSEHGIPAPDTSGVITPPPPQHYSVQWNETDLAYLTRRFEEDGLFYWFSHEDGKHKLHVADGARSWLGPSPSAQGEGRVRLAQGSSDRNHINDWSRRYSYVPGQRAGADWNFETPRMVPGTMTPSLVQMPEATKRELYEYPARISSVAEAERAEKLRMQASEADHDRVFGGSTSRILEAGRRFTPYEVAHPDHAYEEHVVVKAVHTVVDRSYETNSNEPEYTNTFEAVPSRVAMTPHRETKRPRIEGTQVAIVAGPSGEEIHPDQYGRIKLWFPWDRKAKKDGSDTCWVRVAQNWAGSTWGGQIIPRIGMEVMVAFVDGDPDRPLITGVVPNPANAVPYTLPANKTKSTFRTQTHKGTGFNEMSFEDENGREEIYMHAQRDHRIHVENSRSKRVDNNQSESVGHNKTIEVGNNHHEVIGGNMTLMVGPNILQKGVTAAMGILRSKVGDLLTDKLGAFTDKLGFLSDTTMGEGNLVIGVAKNKAETVMVSSTEIVGAAKSMTIGGGLQTTVGGIRNDSTAIGHYQEVGMAKSTVVGKTYEIVVGKTSVRMEADGTVHLKGENVTIEAGQELVLKASKVDIRRN